Proteins encoded together in one Planctomyces sp. SH-PL14 window:
- a CDS encoding FecR domain-containing protein: MELSEQACNGTLDAEDYIQLDALLSSSHRNQLTFLEYVHLSAELETLAMGEDRPPYRVHERSRKRGVARAIAVGLSLCGAAVLTVAGIALLSTGRSGAGRQVAGTGDGSVPWLARVQRFSGNAVWKVDGHDKGSHVLGRQSLVISEGYLELSFRNGTRLSAEGPAELVVHDDLRVSLAKGTVRATLAEGVSGFQVETDTMEVVDRGTQFYVERDRDGLTTSYVSDGVCDIRNRGENAPPAPFRTVVAGESVLVDQDRRLVPLSAEQSRRFAERLVSSFLSYELPIKRISPSVCLIAPPEGTLDHLFCSVNRPVYLIPERQNVLLQEDLLLPGRNGAEGVRLAAGTFVDSFLVHNAFGPDLPAGASSKLLRQTQTTGEIVFGHEVLAVLSEPGQLVQTDQEFAVKGARFPAPNRRVLESQDRLSLSPTDPHRVDFVFQATEGDVDHVRVLVRSGANGTR, from the coding sequence TTGGAGCTTTCCGAACAAGCCTGCAACGGCACGCTTGACGCGGAGGACTACATCCAGCTGGATGCCCTGCTCTCCTCCAGTCACCGGAACCAGCTCACCTTCCTCGAGTACGTTCATCTCAGCGCCGAGCTCGAGACGCTGGCGATGGGTGAGGACCGTCCGCCGTACCGGGTCCACGAACGGTCGCGGAAGCGGGGCGTCGCCAGGGCGATCGCCGTCGGACTGTCGCTGTGCGGGGCGGCGGTCCTGACGGTGGCGGGAATCGCGCTGCTCTCCACGGGGCGGTCCGGTGCCGGACGGCAGGTTGCCGGAACCGGCGACGGCTCCGTGCCGTGGCTGGCGCGGGTGCAGCGGTTCTCGGGGAACGCGGTCTGGAAGGTGGACGGACATGACAAAGGGAGTCACGTTTTGGGCCGCCAGTCGCTCGTGATCTCCGAGGGATACCTGGAGCTGAGCTTCCGGAACGGCACGCGGCTCTCGGCCGAGGGACCGGCGGAGCTCGTGGTGCATGACGATCTGCGGGTCAGCCTGGCGAAGGGGACGGTGCGGGCGACGCTGGCGGAGGGAGTCTCCGGCTTTCAGGTCGAGACCGACACAATGGAAGTGGTGGACCGGGGAACCCAGTTCTACGTCGAACGCGACCGCGACGGGCTGACGACCTCCTATGTCAGCGACGGCGTCTGCGATATCCGCAACCGCGGGGAGAACGCCCCTCCGGCTCCGTTCCGGACGGTGGTCGCGGGGGAGTCGGTCCTGGTGGATCAGGACCGCCGGCTGGTCCCGCTGAGCGCGGAGCAGTCCCGCCGGTTCGCCGAGCGGCTGGTCTCCAGCTTCCTTTCGTATGAGCTCCCGATCAAGCGGATTTCGCCGTCCGTCTGTCTCATCGCGCCGCCGGAGGGGACGCTCGACCACCTGTTCTGCTCGGTGAACCGTCCGGTGTATCTCATTCCGGAGCGTCAGAACGTCCTCCTGCAGGAGGACCTGCTGCTCCCGGGACGAAACGGGGCGGAGGGGGTGAGGCTGGCCGCGGGGACGTTCGTCGACAGCTTCCTGGTTCACAACGCGTTTGGTCCCGACCTTCCCGCCGGCGCTTCGAGCAAGCTCCTCAGGCAGACGCAGACGACCGGGGAGATCGTCTTCGGGCACGAGGTGCTGGCGGTGCTGAGCGAACCGGGGCAGCTTGTGCAGACGGATCAGGAGTTCGCGGTGAAGGGGGCCAGGTTCCCGGCTCCGAACCGGCGTGTCCTGGAGTCCCAGGACCGGCTCTCGCTGTCACCGACCGATCCGCACCGCGTGGATTTCGTATTCCAGGCGACGGAAGGGGACGTCGACCACGTGCGGGTGCTCGTCCGATCGGGAGCGAATGGGACGCGATAG
- a CDS encoding polymorphic toxin-type HINT domain-containing protein, which yields MSGHRLFCTLFFCTSLAFAPAWPLTAAPPESAQRKTSSGSQSGLPGDVPAALEAELAGNSADRTAILRQRLAEAPEDPAAHWHLGDVRFGEDWVPYSQAADQPGRREQIDWFRTERARQSGSAADLRSFARQARQRKMPDEERAVLARLVSLEPTDRDAHVRLGDVPSDGGWIPRESAVSRVAASQRWSESSDKHGERAVRLTQRLRRLSAKELASQADPFQGWKHPDRVFALEQAMDDRGDAVHSAFVKWLDRFDCYEATIALARQAIFSEHATIRTDATSFLKPRPREDYLHALVGSARSFRADPTFTSTPSGGYAYSMEWTGIDGLSRVHFVMNRPMTAIVRRGQLYGLRYHRLSQAEMAGELANFEFWKTLAEVEAESDAPRTARIVRTVSAIAGRPLETPAEVAAWWRDVEDQLPVKNQVSANYESTWYVDRRGVSRNNRPNITREVRMHSCLVAGTPIVTEQGPRAVETIEPGDRVLAQDVETGELVFKPVLGRTLREKAVLYRLRTAGDEVVCSQGHPFWINGLGWVQARSLQAGMPLHTVRGSTEVRSVEPAGEGAVHNLIVADTHSYFVGSESPFLSHDVTPRAPTNSLVPGLSPLWESEDDAPAKVSNAR from the coding sequence ATGTCCGGACACCGGCTCTTCTGCACCCTGTTCTTCTGCACTTCCCTGGCTTTCGCTCCGGCGTGGCCCCTGACGGCGGCGCCCCCCGAAAGCGCTCAACGGAAAACCTCATCCGGCTCGCAGTCCGGCCTGCCGGGAGACGTCCCCGCCGCGCTCGAAGCGGAGCTGGCGGGGAATTCCGCCGACCGGACGGCGATTCTCCGGCAGCGGCTGGCGGAGGCCCCCGAAGACCCCGCTGCTCACTGGCATCTCGGCGACGTCCGCTTCGGTGAGGACTGGGTCCCGTACAGTCAGGCTGCCGATCAGCCGGGGCGCCGGGAACAGATCGACTGGTTTCGGACGGAACGCGCCCGGCAGTCCGGGTCGGCGGCGGACCTCCGGTCTTTCGCCCGCCAGGCTCGTCAACGGAAGATGCCGGATGAGGAGCGGGCGGTCCTGGCGCGGCTTGTCTCGCTCGAGCCGACGGATCGGGATGCGCACGTCCGTCTCGGAGATGTGCCATCCGACGGAGGCTGGATTCCGCGGGAATCGGCCGTGAGTCGTGTCGCCGCTTCGCAAAGGTGGAGCGAGAGCTCGGACAAGCACGGGGAGCGGGCTGTGCGGCTCACCCAGAGGCTGCGCCGGCTCTCCGCCAAGGAACTCGCCTCCCAGGCGGATCCGTTCCAAGGCTGGAAGCATCCCGACCGCGTCTTCGCGCTGGAACAGGCCATGGATGACCGTGGGGACGCGGTGCACTCCGCGTTCGTGAAGTGGCTGGACCGCTTCGACTGCTACGAGGCGACGATCGCCCTCGCGCGGCAGGCGATCTTTTCCGAGCACGCCACGATCCGGACCGATGCGACAAGCTTCCTCAAGCCCCGTCCTCGCGAGGACTATCTCCACGCGCTCGTCGGCAGCGCGCGGTCATTCCGCGCGGATCCCACGTTCACCTCGACTCCTTCCGGCGGGTATGCGTACTCGATGGAGTGGACGGGGATCGACGGACTCAGCCGGGTTCACTTCGTGATGAACCGACCGATGACGGCGATCGTCCGGAGGGGCCAGCTCTATGGGCTGCGATACCACCGCCTGTCGCAGGCCGAGATGGCAGGCGAACTCGCAAACTTCGAGTTCTGGAAGACTCTGGCGGAAGTGGAGGCGGAATCCGACGCACCGCGAACAGCCCGGATCGTGAGGACCGTCTCGGCGATCGCCGGCCGCCCGCTGGAGACTCCTGCGGAGGTGGCCGCCTGGTGGCGCGACGTAGAAGACCAGCTCCCCGTCAAGAATCAGGTCTCCGCGAACTATGAGTCGACGTGGTACGTCGATCGCCGCGGGGTCTCCCGCAACAATCGTCCGAACATCACTCGGGAAGTTCGGATGCACTCCTGTCTGGTGGCCGGAACTCCGATCGTCACGGAGCAGGGCCCCCGCGCCGTGGAGACGATCGAGCCGGGCGATCGCGTACTGGCCCAGGATGTTGAGACCGGCGAGCTCGTGTTCAAGCCGGTTCTCGGGCGGACCTTAAGGGAGAAAGCGGTCCTTTACCGTCTTCGGACGGCGGGGGATGAGGTCGTCTGTTCCCAGGGGCATCCGTTCTGGATCAACGGCCTCGGCTGGGTTCAGGCCCGCTCCCTGCAAGCCGGGATGCCGCTGCACACGGTTCGGGGTTCGACCGAGGTTCGCTCCGTTGAGCCGGCGGGTGAAGGGGCCGTCCACAACCTGATCGTGGCCGACACGCATTCCTACTTCGTTGGGAGCGAGTCCCCCTTTCTCAGCCACGACGTGACGCCCCGGGCACCGACGAACTCGCTCGTCCCAGGGCTTTCGCCGCTCTGGGAATCGGAGGACGACGCGCCGGCGAAGGTCTCCAATGCCCGCTGA